Proteins from a genomic interval of Zingiber officinale cultivar Zhangliang chromosome 2A, Zo_v1.1, whole genome shotgun sequence:
- the LOC122041092 gene encoding protein COFACTOR ASSEMBLY OF COMPLEX C SUBUNIT B CCB1, chloroplastic-like, which translates to MAVACPLLPSPLLPHPAPLCRWITSPTAVGPQRRRRASPTLIARFALLPDPPFLLDVSSAAGNVGYSQASYYTSLGLFVISVPGLWSLIKRSVKSKIVQKTLVREDGAAVTPNQVAGEILSFFTRNNFAVSDRGETITFEGMMVPSRGQAALLTCCTCISLASVGLVLSIAIPEGGNNWFWVTVLSPLAGLYYWKRASRKEEIKVKMMVGDDGNISEIIVRGDDQQVEQMRKELRLSEKGMIYVKGIFERSSHHL; encoded by the exons ATGGCAGTGGCCTGCCCTCTCCTCCCATCGCCTCTTCTCCCTCACCCTGCTCCCCTGTGCCGATGGATCACCTCCCCAACTGCGGTTGGACCGCAGCGGCGTCGCAGAGCCTCGCCCACGCTCATCGCTCGCTTCGCCCTCCTCCCCGACCCGCCGTTTCTCCTCGACGTTTCCTCAGCGGCCGGCAACGTCGGCTATTCCCAGGCCAGCTACTACACCTCTCTGGGTCTTTTCGTCATCTCCGTGCCTGGCCTCTGGTCCCTCATCAAACGCTCCGTCAAATCCAAg ATAGTTCAAAAGACGCTTGTTAGGGAAGACGGAGCGGCGGTGACGCCGAATCAGGTGGCGGGAGAAATCCTATCATTTTTCACTCGCAACAACTTTGCCGTCTCCGATCGCGGCGAGACCATCAC GTTTGAAGGCATGATGGTGCCAAGCAGAGGGCAAGCAGCACTATTGACCTGCTGCACCTGCATCAGTCTGGCTAGTGTTGGACTTGTTCTATCAATTGCAATCCCCGAAGGAGGCAATAATTGGTTTTGGGTGACCGTCTTAAGCCCACTCGC GGGACTATATTACTGGAAACGGGCATCACGCAAGGAAgagatcaaagtcaagatgatggtTGGTGATGATGGAAATATCTCAGAAATCATTGTTCGCGGTGATGACCAACAAGTAGAGCAAATGAGGAAAGAGCTTCGCCTAAGCGAGAAAGGAATGATTTATGTTAAAGGCATTTTTGAGAGGTCCTCACATCATCTTTGA